One stretch of Halobaculum marinum DNA includes these proteins:
- a CDS encoding metal ABC transporter substrate-binding protein gives MTDTRDPAGSPGTTRRRYLAGATSLAAAGLAGCLGGAAGSGTDTGEDAGNSDGPTVVASFFSFYDFGKKVAADTPVTVENLIPTGLHGHGWEPNASITRRIVDADAFVHVGEDFQPWADRAIQTLKDDDVDTQLINVREGVELVPLADSLDRDEEGVGEGRGRDPHFWLDPTRATIAVDNITEGFVELAPEYEDTFRANAEAYKTDVLARIDADYEAIFDAAERDVVQLAAHNAFQYIADRYGVQMRPLVVNLAASGDVKPSDITEAKRVIDENDIRYIGAGVFETRRPAKQLIAETDVEAYYPVTPYAGVREDWVENEWGYEEIAYNINMPTFEVVLGNTPPSEAGYDGWDAEWRNFE, from the coding sequence ATGACCGACACACGTGACCCGGCGGGTTCGCCGGGAACGACCAGACGCCGGTACCTCGCCGGCGCGACGAGTCTCGCCGCCGCGGGCCTCGCCGGCTGTCTGGGCGGTGCGGCCGGAAGTGGTACCGACACCGGCGAGGACGCCGGCAACAGCGACGGCCCGACGGTCGTCGCCTCGTTCTTCAGTTTCTACGACTTCGGCAAGAAGGTCGCGGCGGACACCCCGGTGACCGTCGAGAACCTGATCCCCACGGGCCTGCACGGCCACGGGTGGGAGCCGAACGCCAGCATCACGCGGCGCATCGTCGACGCGGACGCGTTCGTCCACGTCGGGGAGGACTTCCAGCCGTGGGCCGACCGCGCCATCCAGACGCTGAAAGACGACGACGTCGACACCCAGTTGATCAACGTGCGCGAGGGCGTCGAACTCGTCCCGCTGGCCGACAGCCTCGACCGCGACGAGGAGGGGGTCGGCGAGGGGCGCGGGCGGGACCCCCACTTCTGGCTCGACCCGACGCGCGCGACGATCGCCGTCGACAACATCACCGAGGGGTTCGTCGAACTCGCACCCGAGTACGAGGACACGTTCCGCGCGAACGCCGAGGCGTACAAGACGGACGTGCTCGCACGGATCGACGCCGACTACGAGGCGATCTTCGACGCCGCCGAGCGCGACGTGGTCCAGTTGGCTGCACACAACGCGTTCCAGTACATCGCGGACCGCTACGGCGTGCAGATGCGCCCGCTCGTCGTCAACCTCGCCGCCAGCGGTGACGTGAAGCCCTCGGACATCACCGAGGCCAAGCGCGTCATCGACGAGAACGACATCCGCTACATCGGCGCGGGCGTGTTCGAGACGCGCCGCCCCGCCAAACAGCTCATCGCCGAGACCGACGTGGAGGCGTACTATCCCGTCACTCCGTACGCGGGCGTGCGCGAGGACTGGGTGGAGAACGAGTGGGGGTACGAGGAGATCGCGTACAACATCAACATGCCCACCTTCGAGGTCGTGCTCGGCAACACGCCGCCGAGCGAGGCCGGCTACGACGGCTGGGACGCCGAGTGGAGGAACTTCGAATGA
- a CDS encoding methyl-accepting chemotaxis protein → MASQYADDADISEVDTGLDTDVDIQSELDEEMADMDTDTVDALSGLQAASEQVAGSTVEIAGLARVQSDDMHTVTNEMTNLSAAIEEVASSAEQVAVAAESAEEAAEEGEEAAEEAMEAIRAVADAADSMTSGIERIGRRIEDIDEFVDVIDGIAEQTNLLALNANIEAARAGTEGDGFAVVANEVKALAEDSQNEAEAIESTVDEIKGEMAEVVDEIEGSNDRIERGVDKTEAAMDHLSEISDTVSEASAGVSEVARATDEQAASAEEVSAMVEGAAEAAEEIASEADEISEAVEEQTNEIGSVVESLSDA, encoded by the coding sequence ATGGCTTCACAGTATGCTGACGACGCTGACATCTCCGAGGTCGACACTGGGCTGGACACCGACGTGGACATCCAGTCGGAACTCGACGAGGAGATGGCCGACATGGACACAGACACCGTCGACGCGTTGTCCGGGCTGCAGGCCGCGTCGGAGCAGGTGGCGGGGTCGACCGTAGAGATCGCCGGCCTCGCGCGCGTCCAGTCCGACGACATGCACACGGTGACCAACGAGATGACGAATCTCTCGGCGGCCATCGAGGAGGTCGCGTCGTCCGCCGAGCAGGTCGCGGTCGCCGCCGAGTCCGCCGAGGAGGCCGCCGAAGAGGGTGAGGAGGCCGCCGAGGAGGCGATGGAGGCGATCCGTGCGGTCGCCGACGCCGCCGACTCGATGACCTCCGGCATCGAGCGCATCGGTCGGCGGATCGAGGACATCGACGAGTTCGTCGACGTGATCGACGGGATCGCCGAGCAGACGAACCTGCTCGCGCTCAACGCCAACATCGAGGCCGCGCGCGCCGGCACCGAGGGCGACGGCTTCGCCGTCGTCGCGAACGAGGTGAAGGCGCTCGCCGAGGACTCTCAGAACGAGGCAGAGGCGATCGAGAGCACCGTCGACGAGATCAAAGGCGAGATGGCAGAGGTCGTCGACGAGATCGAAGGGAGCAACGACCGCATCGAGCGCGGCGTCGACAAGACCGAGGCGGCGATGGACCACCTCAGCGAGATTTCCGACACGGTGTCGGAGGCGTCGGCGGGCGTCAGTGAGGTCGCCCGCGCGACCGACGAGCAGGCCGCCTCCGCCGAGGAGGTGTCCGCGATGGTCGAGGGCGCCGCGGAGGCCGCCGAGGAGATCGCCAGCGAGGCAGACGAGATCTCCGAGGCGGTGGAAGAACAGACCAACGAGATCGGCTCGGTCGTCGAGTCCCTCTCAGACGCCTGA
- a CDS encoding M24 family metallopeptidase, translating to MATRLPESEFDARLAEVRGRLADTDADAATFFNATSIEYVSGFHHIQTERPVVLAVTQDGMEITVPRLEVERVEPNPRIDTVHHYFDYPQGAPLRTAVEMLEGMGVESVVSDADGAPGVMGYEGPSLSEFVDVESQSWVDRMRWEKTDAEVDLVRESAKWANLAHRYLADYTEVGAHPVTVSQRATTDASRAMLDTLGDQYAVRTRGSGPVHAGYISGSETALPHGHTPNERLSEGDVLVTGASANVDGYHSELERTMFVGEPSDEQVHYFELMVEAQDIAIDALGPGQSIAGVDEAVHDYFVEQGIEDTAQHHVGHNIGMGGHEPPYIDRGWDDYDHVDEGDARMAAGQIYTIEPGIYTDDYGYRHSDTIAITENGTEWLTFFPRDLESNVIR from the coding sequence ATGGCGACGAGACTCCCCGAATCCGAGTTCGACGCGCGGCTCGCGGAGGTGCGCGGGCGGCTCGCGGACACCGACGCGGACGCGGCGACGTTCTTCAACGCGACGAGTATCGAGTACGTGTCGGGGTTCCACCACATCCAGACCGAGCGGCCGGTCGTCCTCGCGGTGACACAGGACGGGATGGAGATCACCGTCCCGCGCCTCGAGGTCGAGCGCGTCGAGCCGAACCCCCGGATCGACACGGTGCACCACTACTTCGACTACCCCCAGGGCGCACCGCTGCGAACCGCCGTCGAGATGCTCGAAGGCATGGGCGTCGAGTCGGTCGTCTCCGACGCCGACGGCGCGCCCGGCGTGATGGGGTACGAGGGGCCGAGCCTCTCGGAGTTCGTCGACGTCGAGTCGCAGTCGTGGGTCGACCGCATGCGCTGGGAGAAGACCGACGCCGAGGTCGACCTCGTGCGCGAGTCCGCCAAGTGGGCGAACCTCGCGCACCGCTACCTCGCCGACTACACGGAAGTCGGCGCCCACCCGGTCACCGTCAGTCAGCGGGCCACGACCGACGCCTCGCGCGCGATGCTCGACACACTCGGCGACCAGTACGCCGTCCGCACGCGGGGGTCGGGCCCCGTGCACGCGGGGTACATCTCGGGGTCGGAGACCGCGCTCCCGCACGGGCACACCCCCAACGAACGGCTCTCTGAGGGCGACGTGCTGGTGACGGGGGCGTCCGCGAACGTCGACGGCTACCACTCGGAACTGGAGCGGACGATGTTCGTCGGCGAACCGAGCGACGAGCAGGTCCACTACTTTGAGTTGATGGTGGAGGCGCAGGACATCGCCATCGACGCGCTCGGGCCGGGGCAGTCCATCGCCGGCGTCGACGAAGCGGTCCACGACTACTTCGTCGAGCAAGGCATCGAGGACACCGCCCAGCACCACGTCGGCCACAACATCGGCATGGGCGGGCACGAACCGCCGTACATCGACCGCGGGTGGGACGACTACGACCACGTCGACGAGGGCGACGCCCGGATGGCGGCGGGTCAGATCTACACCATCGAACCGGGCATCTACACCGACGACTACGGCTACCGCCACTCCGACACCATCGCGATCACCGAGAACGGCACCGAGTGGCTCACCTTCTTCCCGCGCGATCTGGAGTCGAACGTCATCCGGTAA
- a CDS encoding metal ABC transporter permease: MTLPTGAAAALGAVAASPPAPLQSGSALDPVLAPIYYLLDLWSLLMTALGDATGLELLQYGFMHRAILVGLCIGVMAPLIGTFLVHRQLALIGDALAHTAFAGVAVGLFLNGVLSLGVSPYLTAVVVAVLAALLIEVISEVTDAYNDVSMAIVLSTGFALGTVLISLNAGGLAVGINQYLFGNLSTVSAENAAILLVLFAIIVGTVALTRNQLLYVTFDETAAEVSGIPVNWYNRVMVMLTALVVVGAMQIMGVILVAAMLVVPVAGAAQVSRSFSESLLVSVVLAELAVLLGIGAAYYGEATAGGVIVLVAVAIYALAVVVGKVREARGDDDAPELGSIDADEDAVVTSD, translated from the coding sequence ATGACGCTCCCGACCGGTGCCGCGGCCGCCCTCGGAGCAGTCGCCGCCTCCCCGCCCGCGCCGCTGCAGTCGGGGAGCGCGCTCGACCCGGTGCTCGCACCGATCTACTACCTGCTCGACCTGTGGTCGCTGTTGATGACCGCGCTCGGGGACGCGACGGGACTGGAACTGCTCCAGTACGGGTTCATGCACCGTGCGATCCTCGTCGGTCTCTGCATCGGGGTGATGGCGCCGCTCATCGGGACGTTCCTCGTCCACCGCCAACTGGCGCTCATCGGTGACGCGCTCGCCCACACCGCGTTCGCGGGGGTCGCCGTCGGCCTGTTCCTCAACGGCGTCTTGAGCCTCGGCGTCTCGCCGTACCTCACCGCCGTCGTGGTCGCGGTACTCGCGGCGCTGCTCATCGAGGTCATCTCCGAGGTGACCGACGCCTACAACGACGTGTCGATGGCCATCGTCCTCTCGACGGGGTTCGCCCTGGGGACGGTGCTGATCAGCCTCAACGCAGGCGGCCTCGCAGTCGGGATCAACCAGTACCTGTTCGGCAACCTCTCGACCGTCTCGGCTGAGAACGCCGCCATCCTGCTGGTGCTGTTCGCCATCATCGTCGGCACGGTCGCGCTCACGCGCAACCAACTGCTGTACGTCACCTTCGACGAGACGGCCGCGGAGGTGTCGGGCATCCCCGTGAACTGGTACAACCGCGTGATGGTGATGCTCACCGCGCTGGTCGTCGTCGGCGCGATGCAGATCATGGGCGTCATCCTCGTCGCCGCGATGCTCGTGGTCCCGGTCGCCGGCGCCGCGCAGGTGTCGCGTAGCTTCTCGGAGTCGCTACTCGTCTCCGTCGTCCTCGCAGAACTGGCCGTACTGCTCGGTATCGGCGCCGCCTACTACGGCGAGGCGACCGCCGGGGGCGTCATCGTCCTCGTCGCCGTCGCCATCTACGCGCTCGCGGTCGTCGTCGGGAAGGTGCGCGAGGCCCGCGGCGACGACGACGCGCCCGAACTCGGGAGCATCGACGCAGACGAGGACGCGGTCGTGACCTCGGACTGA
- a CDS encoding double zinc ribbon domain-containing protein has protein sequence MSKITFRADADLVDRLEQLEGSKSEVMREALREYLDDAERPSASTPVREAETDSDPSDGPADTLDDALAARVDELVTARLDEALGAQTRDGTTSPRPFGVPDAAPPVNLTVNVDGAGVDVGGASDTATTDGRERSGSDADREEAEAVSPAEATACAQCGEDVSGDHVFCPNCGEKASRRVFCDCGDEVRSDWAFCPGCGRRTPAADVLDR, from the coding sequence ATGAGCAAGATAACCTTCCGCGCGGACGCGGACCTCGTCGACCGCCTCGAACAGCTCGAGGGGTCGAAGAGCGAGGTCATGCGGGAGGCGCTCCGCGAGTACCTCGACGATGCGGAGCGGCCGAGCGCGTCCACGCCGGTGCGCGAGGCCGAGACGGACTCGGACCCATCCGACGGACCGGCAGACACGCTCGACGACGCGCTCGCAGCGCGCGTGGACGAGTTGGTGACCGCACGCCTCGACGAGGCACTCGGGGCGCAAACGAGGGACGGAACGACCTCCCCGCGGCCGTTCGGCGTCCCGGACGCTGCGCCGCCGGTGAACCTCACGGTGAACGTCGACGGCGCCGGCGTCGACGTAGGGGGGGCGTCGGACACGGCGACCACCGACGGACGCGAGCGGTCCGGTTCGGACGCCGACAGGGAGGAGGCGGAGGCCGTGTCGCCGGCCGAGGCCACCGCGTGCGCCCAGTGCGGAGAAGACGTGTCCGGCGACCACGTGTTCTGCCCGAACTGCGGCGAGAAGGCGAGCAGGCGGGTGTTCTGCGACTGCGGCGACGAGGTCCGCTCCGACTGGGCGTTCTGCCCCGGCTGTGGGCGACGGACCCCCGCCGCCGACGTGCTGGACCGGTAG
- the ftsZ gene encoding cell division protein FtsZ, whose translation MQDIVQDALENAEAEQRSMAEMDGDDEFGEPRIVIVGAGGAGNNTINRLYNIGVDGAETVAINTDKQHLKMIEADTKILVGKSLTQGLGAGGDPSMGSRATEMAQGTIKDVLGDADLVFVTAGMGGGTGTGAAPVVSKIAKEQGAIVVGMVSTPFNVERARTVKAEEGLENLRNEADSIIVLDNNRLLDYVPNLPIGKAFSVMDQIIAETVKGISETITQPSLINLDYADMSTIMNQGGVAVMLVGETQDKNKTQEVVNDAMNHPLLDVDYRGASGGLVHITGGPDLTLKEAEGIADNITERLEASANVIWGARIQEEYKGKVRVMAIMTGVQSAQVLGPSTQKQADKSRASIEGGAAQDVDFDAKSNAQSNNGQQAAWQSDGGREQSSERSNGLDVIR comes from the coding sequence ATGCAGGATATCGTTCAGGACGCGCTCGAGAACGCGGAGGCGGAGCAACGCAGCATGGCCGAGATGGACGGCGACGACGAGTTCGGGGAGCCCCGGATCGTCATCGTCGGCGCGGGCGGCGCGGGTAACAACACCATCAACCGGCTGTACAACATCGGCGTCGACGGCGCCGAGACGGTGGCGATCAACACCGACAAGCAGCACCTCAAGATGATCGAGGCCGACACGAAGATCCTCGTCGGCAAGTCCCTGACGCAGGGTCTCGGCGCCGGTGGCGACCCCAGCATGGGGTCGCGCGCCACCGAGATGGCCCAGGGCACGATCAAGGACGTGCTCGGCGACGCGGACCTCGTGTTCGTCACCGCCGGCATGGGCGGCGGCACGGGCACTGGCGCGGCGCCGGTCGTCTCGAAGATCGCCAAAGAGCAGGGCGCCATCGTCGTCGGCATGGTGTCGACGCCGTTCAACGTCGAGCGCGCCCGCACCGTCAAGGCCGAGGAAGGGCTGGAGAACCTCCGCAACGAGGCAGACTCCATCATCGTCCTCGACAACAACCGACTCCTCGACTACGTCCCGAACCTGCCGATCGGGAAGGCGTTCTCGGTGATGGACCAGATCATCGCCGAGACGGTCAAGGGTATCTCCGAGACCATCACGCAGCCGTCCCTCATCAACCTGGACTACGCGGACATGTCCACGATCATGAACCAGGGCGGCGTCGCGGTGATGCTCGTCGGCGAGACCCAGGACAAGAACAAGACCCAAGAGGTCGTCAACGACGCGATGAACCACCCGCTGCTGGACGTGGACTACCGCGGCGCGTCGGGTGGCCTCGTCCACATCACCGGCGGCCCCGACCTCACGCTGAAGGAGGCCGAGGGCATCGCCGACAACATCACCGAGCGCCTCGAGGCGAGCGCGAACGTGATCTGGGGCGCCCGCATCCAGGAGGAGTACAAGGGCAAGGTGCGCGTCATGGCGATCATGACGGGCGTCCAGAGCGCGCAGGTGCTCGGCCCGAGCACGCAGAAGCAGGCCGACAAGTCGCGTGCGTCCATCGAGGGCGGCGCGGCACAGGACGTCGACTTCGACGCGAAGTCGAACGCGCAGTCGAACAACGGCCAGCAGGCGGCCTGGCAGTCCGACGGCGGGCGCGAGCAGTCGAGCGAGCGCTCCAACGGCCTCGACGTCATCCGCTGA
- the ncsA gene encoding tRNA 2-thiolation protein NcsA yields MDCDRCGADAVMHAAYSGAHLCESHFRESVERRVRRRVREDDLLPDDATPEDPERWVIGLSGGKDSVVLATVLDETFAEDPRVEMVALSIHEGIEGYRDASLDACEELAADLEMRHEVVSYEDELGVRMDDVVEDDPENMAACAYCGVFRRDLLETYAEELGADKLLTGHNLDDEAQTALMNFLEGDTAQMAKHFDASIGPFPERRESDHFVPRAKPLRDVPEKEVALYCHLRDLPSHMAECPHASEAYRGEIQSLLLELEENHPGVRHSIMAGYEELSGVLADEYRGDEDAGPDLSPCENCGSKTARDVCRKCDLVAAIQGA; encoded by the coding sequence ATGGACTGCGACAGGTGCGGCGCCGACGCCGTGATGCACGCCGCCTACTCCGGGGCTCACCTCTGTGAGTCGCACTTCCGGGAGTCGGTCGAGCGACGCGTGCGGCGACGCGTGCGCGAGGACGACCTCCTCCCCGACGACGCGACGCCCGAGGACCCCGAACGCTGGGTGATCGGCCTGTCGGGCGGGAAAGACAGCGTCGTGCTCGCGACGGTGCTCGACGAGACGTTCGCCGAGGACCCCCGCGTGGAGATGGTCGCGCTCTCGATTCACGAGGGCATCGAGGGGTACCGCGACGCCTCGCTCGACGCCTGCGAGGAACTGGCCGCGGACCTGGAGATGCGCCACGAGGTCGTCAGCTACGAGGACGAACTCGGCGTCCGCATGGACGATGTGGTCGAAGACGACCCCGAGAACATGGCTGCCTGCGCGTACTGCGGGGTGTTCCGGCGTGACCTGCTGGAGACGTACGCCGAGGAACTCGGGGCCGACAAACTGCTCACCGGCCACAACCTCGACGACGAGGCCCAGACGGCCCTGATGAACTTTCTCGAAGGCGACACCGCGCAGATGGCGAAGCACTTCGACGCCTCCATCGGCCCGTTCCCGGAGCGCCGCGAGAGCGATCACTTCGTCCCGCGCGCCAAGCCGCTCCGTGACGTGCCCGAGAAGGAGGTCGCGCTGTACTGCCATCTCCGGGACCTCCCCTCACACATGGCCGAGTGCCCCCACGCCAGCGAGGCGTACCGCGGCGAGATCCAGTCGCTGTTGCTGGAGTTGGAGGAGAACCACCCCGGCGTCCGCCACTCGATCATGGCCGGCTACGAGGAGTTGTCCGGCGTGCTCGCCGACGAGTACCGCGGCGACGAGGATGCCGGCCCAGACCTGTCGCCGTGTGAGAACTGCGGGTCGAAGACCGCGCGCGACGTCTGTCGCAAGTGCGACCTCGTGGCGGCGATCCAGGGCGCGTAA
- a CDS encoding DUF4442 domain-containing protein yields the protein MTRLDRLRAWLFRLAFSYYPSFWSTGATLTDLAPDFSHAAVELPLTWRTRNGMGTLFGGSMYGAVDPVYVVLLQRRLGDAFTVWDKAAEIRFLKPGRSTLYAEFDVPDAEVRDIEASLAPGESCDRVYDVALVDDDGVVHAEVEKTVYVRRDA from the coding sequence ATGACGCGACTCGACCGACTGCGGGCGTGGCTGTTCCGCCTCGCGTTCTCTTACTACCCCTCCTTCTGGTCCACCGGAGCGACGCTCACCGACTTGGCGCCGGATTTCTCGCACGCCGCGGTCGAACTTCCGCTCACCTGGCGCACGCGCAACGGGATGGGGACGCTGTTCGGCGGGAGCATGTACGGCGCCGTCGACCCCGTATACGTCGTCCTGCTCCAGCGTCGCCTCGGCGACGCGTTCACCGTCTGGGACAAGGCCGCCGAGATCCGGTTCCTGAAGCCGGGCCGGTCGACGCTGTACGCCGAGTTCGACGTCCCCGACGCGGAGGTCCGCGACATCGAGGCGTCGCTGGCGCCCGGAGAGTCGTGCGACCGCGTGTACGACGTGGCGTTGGTCGACGACGACGGCGTCGTCCACGCCGAGGTGGAGAAGACGGTGTACGTCCGTCGAGACGCGTAA
- a CDS encoding ribbon-helix-helix domain-containing protein, translated as MERVTLRIPKQQIEEVEQMVETGEFPNRSEAIRSAVRDMLNEQADTSGERARGERSKRSWAKV; from the coding sequence ATGGAACGTGTGACACTACGAATCCCGAAACAGCAGATCGAGGAGGTCGAACAGATGGTCGAGACGGGCGAGTTCCCGAACCGCAGCGAAGCGATTCGGTCGGCCGTGCGCGACATGCTCAACGAACAAGCGGACACATCCGGCGAGCGTGCGCGCGGCGAGCGCAGTAAACGCAGCTGGGCGAAGGTGTAA
- a CDS encoding HAD family hydrolase, translating to MPAVSFGLFDTLVEADLPADPAAAVGEELRARGVAVPADWSDAFHETHVDAPAGAEVPLPAHVSRALASRGVAAPGNAARRAVVAAFDPEVRTREGAAAAVATARERGPVGLLANCAVPELVGRTLVRSDLARDDFDAVVSSVACGWRKPDARAFERVADALGVTPPSLVHVGTDPDVDGAVTGVGGEFVDARESFDGV from the coding sequence ATGCCCGCCGTCTCGTTCGGACTGTTCGACACGCTCGTCGAGGCCGACCTGCCCGCCGACCCCGCCGCCGCCGTCGGCGAGGAACTTCGCGCACGCGGCGTCGCGGTTCCGGCCGACTGGAGCGACGCCTTCCACGAGACGCACGTCGACGCCCCCGCGGGCGCGGAGGTCCCACTTCCGGCGCACGTGAGTCGTGCGCTCGCCTCGCGCGGCGTCGCCGCTCCCGGCAACGCGGCGCGACGGGCCGTCGTCGCGGCGTTCGACCCCGAGGTTCGCACGCGCGAGGGGGCCGCGGCGGCGGTGGCCACCGCTCGCGAGCGCGGACCGGTGGGACTGCTGGCGAACTGCGCGGTGCCGGAGTTGGTCGGTCGCACGCTCGTCCGGTCGGACCTGGCGCGCGACGACTTCGACGCGGTCGTGTCGAGCGTCGCCTGCGGGTGGCGCAAACCGGACGCGCGGGCGTTCGAACGCGTCGCCGATGCGCTCGGTGTGACACCCCCGTCGCTCGTCCACGTGGGAACCGACCCCGACGTCGACGGCGCAGTGACGGGGGTCGGAGGCGAGTTCGTCGACGCCCGGGAGTCGTTCGATGGCGTGTGA
- a CDS encoding metal ABC transporter ATP-binding protein, which yields MSRADAATAETVTDGADPATNGAGRATGKEVISLSDVTFGYTAAPVVEDVSLDVRAGEYLAVVGPNGSGKSTLMKLMLGLLRPDEGEARLFGEPAHRFDDGQRVGYVSQHASAAKEMPITVREVVRMGRFSHVGFGRLGADDERIVDDALATVGMADFADRRITKLSGGQRQRAFIARALAGEADLLVLDEPTVGVDAESVEAFYDLLAALNDDGITVLLIEHDLGAVTDHAERVVCMNREVYFDGPTEEFVGSDALARAFGTAVGFLGGSEKR from the coding sequence ATGAGTCGTGCAGACGCCGCGACCGCCGAGACGGTGACCGACGGCGCAGACCCGGCGACCAACGGCGCCGGACGGGCGACGGGCAAGGAGGTCATCTCGCTGTCGGACGTGACGTTCGGCTACACCGCCGCGCCCGTCGTCGAGGACGTGAGTCTCGACGTCCGCGCCGGCGAGTACCTCGCCGTCGTCGGCCCGAACGGCTCGGGGAAGTCGACGCTGATGAAACTCATGCTCGGCCTGCTCCGCCCGGACGAGGGCGAGGCGCGCCTGTTCGGCGAACCGGCCCACCGCTTCGACGACGGCCAGCGCGTCGGCTACGTCTCCCAGCACGCCAGCGCGGCCAAGGAGATGCCGATCACCGTCCGCGAGGTCGTGCGGATGGGCCGGTTCTCGCACGTCGGCTTCGGTCGCCTCGGCGCCGATGACGAGCGGATCGTCGACGACGCGCTCGCGACCGTCGGGATGGCCGACTTCGCCGACCGGCGGATCACGAAGCTCTCCGGCGGGCAGCGCCAGCGAGCGTTCATCGCACGCGCGCTCGCGGGCGAGGCCGACCTGCTCGTGCTCGACGAACCGACCGTCGGCGTCGACGCCGAGTCCGTCGAGGCGTTCTACGACCTGCTCGCCGCGCTCAACGACGACGGCATCACCGTGCTCCTCATCGAGCACGACCTCGGCGCCGTCACCGACCACGCCGAGCGCGTCGTCTGCATGAACCGCGAGGTGTACTTCGACGGCCCGACCGAGGAGTTCGTCGGCAGCGACGCGCTCGCGCGGGCGTTCGGCACCGCCGTCGGCTTCCTCGGCGGGAGTGAGAAGCGATGA